The following DNA comes from Janthinobacterium sp. TB1-E2.
CCTCTTGCTGCGCGACGCCGCGCGCAAGGATGACGTCGAAAAAGCCGACTTTTATGCGGGGCGCCTGACGAATTACCAGATTCCATCGTATGTTGACTATTATCGGCTGAAACCGCGCATCAAACTGCTGACCGAGGCGCAATTTCGCGATTACCTGAACCGCTACAAGGGCAGCGCCATCGCCGACCGTTTCCGCAACGACTGGCTGCTGGAACTGGGCCGCAAGCGCGACTGGGTCGTGTTCGATGAACAATACCCGCAATTCGCCCTCGACGACGACACCCAGCTCAAGTGCTACGCGCTGATGTCGCGCGCGGCCAAGGGCCAGAACGTGGCGGCCGAGGCGCGCAACCTGCTCGTCTCGCCGCCCGGCTATGGCGAAGCGTGCGGCAGCCTGATCGCGGCATTGGCGCAAAACGGCCAGTTCGACACGAACGACCTGTGGGCGCAGATCCGCCTGGCGGGCCAGACCAACGCCACAGGCCCGGCGCGCCGCATCGCGCTGCTGCTGGGCGCGTCCGACGCGAAGATGGCGCAAGCGATCGACTTGCCGGCGCTGGTGCTGGCCAAGGGCGCGGGTCTAAGTCGCGCCGACCACGAGATGTATCTGGTGGCTGTCGGCCGCATGGCGAAAAGCACCTTGAAGCTGGGCGTCGTCGCCCTGCAAAAGGCGAGTGCGCAGCTGACGCCGCAGGAACAGGCCATCGGCTGGGCCAGCCTGGCCCTGCAAGCGTCGTATTCGCTGGCGCCGGAAGCGTTCGAGTATTGGCAAAAAACCAATGGCGCGCCATTGACCCTGGAACAGATGCAGTGGAAGGCGCGTATCGCCTTGCGTGAAGGCAACTGGCCCGTGGTTAAGGCGTCCATCCAGGCCATGCCGGCGTCCTTGCGCGCCGATCCTACCTGGGTCTACTGGCTGGCGCGCGCGCAGCAGGCGGAAACGCCGGGCCGCCAGAACGCGCAGGCGGACGCCCTGTACCGCACGATTGCCGATCAATCGAATTTCTATGGCTTGCTGGCCAATGAAGAGCTGGGCAACCACCTGGTGCTGCCGCCGCCTGGCCAGCCCATCACGCCGGCGGAAATCGCCGCCATGGCCGCCAATCCGGGTTTGCAGCGCGCCTTGAAATTTTTCAACATGCGCTTGCGCTTCGAAGGCACGCGCGAGTGGAACTGGGAATTGCGTTCGATGACGGACCGCCAGCATCTGGCGGCTGCGGAATTTGCGCGCCAGAACAATGTGCTCGACCGCATGGTCAACACCTCGGACCGCACGCGCCTGGAAGTGGACTATACGCAGCGTTATCCGACACCGCACGACGACGTCATGCATCCGGCCACGCAAACCCTGGGTCTCGACAAAGCGTGGGTGTACGGCCTGATCCGCCAGGAATCGCGCTTCATCATGGATGCGCAGTCGCACGTGGGCGCATCCGGCCTGATGCAGGTGATGCCGTCGACGGCCCGTTATGTGGCCAAGAAGATCGGTTTGACGGATTTCGTCACGGAAACCTTGAGCGATGTGCGCACCAACGTCTTGCTGGGCACGAATTACCTGAATATGGTGCTTGGCGGCCTGGACGGTTCGCAAGTGCTGGCCAGTGCCGCCTACAACGCGGGGCCGGGGCGCTTGCGCATCTGGCGCGCCACCATGACGCGTCCGCTGGAAGGCGCCGTCTTTGCCGAGATCATTCCGTACACGGAAACGCGCGGCTACGTGAAAAACGTGATGGCCAACGCCACCTATTACGCGGCCCTGTTCGAGAAGAGCCCGCAATCGCTGAAAGCGCGCCTGGGTACCGTCGGCCCAAAAAACAGCGCCATCGCGGCCGACTTGCCATCATCCAACTAAAGATAGCCGACCATGCAAACGACCATCCTTGATCCCAGCCTGACGCAAACCCTGGCCGCCGCGCGCGAGCCAGGTTTGACCCTCATCATCGGCAACAAGAATTATTCATCGTGGTCGATGCGCCCGTGGGTGGCCATGACGGCGTTCGGCATTCCATTCCAGGAAGTGCGCGTGCTGCTCGACCAGAGCGACACGGCCACCAAAATTGCCGAGTATTCGGCCTGCGGCCGGGTTCCCGTGCTGCTGGCGGGCGAGATCACGATCTGGGACAGCCTGGCCATCTGCGAATACCTGGCCGAGCAGTTCCCTGACAAACACATGTGGCCGCAAGACGTGGCCGCGCGCGCCATGGCGCGCTGTGTCTGCGCGGAAATGCATTCCGGCTTCACGGGCTTGCGCACGGACATGTCGATGAATATCAAGGCCAAGTTGCCGGGACGTGGCCGCACGGCTGCCGCGCAGGCGGACATCGGCCGCATCAGCGAAATATGGGAAGAGTGTTTATCGCGCTTTGGCCACCACCAGTTCCTGTTCGGCGACTTTTCCATCGCCGATGCGTATTTCGCGCCCGTCGTCATGCGTTTCCGCACGTATGGCGTGAGCCTGGCGCCGGCGCTGAACGCGTATTGCGAGCGCGTGCAGGCGCACCCGGCCGTGGCCCGCTGGATCGCGGAAGCGCTGGCGGAAACGGAAACGGCGCCCAAGCACGATGCGGAACTGCCTGATTAAGAAAAGAATGTGATGAAGATATACACGGTCGGTGGCGCGGTGCGCGACCAACTGCTGGGCTTGCCCGTGAAAGACCACGACCACGTCGTCGTCGGCGCCACGCCGGAAGACATGCTGCGCCAGGGCTTCCGGCCCGTGGGCAAGGATTTTCCCGTCTTCCTGCACCCGAAGACGCAGGAAGAATACGCGCTGGCCCGCACGGAACGCAAGACTGCCCCCGGCTACCGGGGCTTTGTCTTCCACACGGCGCCCGACGTCACCCTGGAAGATGACCTGGTGCGCCGTGATCTGACCATCAACGCCATCGCCCAGGCCGAGGACGGCACCCTGACCGACCCGTTCGGCGGCATTGACGATATTCAAAACAAAGTGTTTCGCCACGTCTCCGACGCGTTTGGCGAAGATCCCGTGCGCATCTTGCGCCTGGCCCGCTTTGCCGCCCGTTTCGATACTTTTACGGTGGCGCCCGCCACCATGGAACTGATGCGCCGGATGGTGGGCGATGGCGAAGTCGACGCCCTGGTGGCCGAGCGCGTGTGGCAGGAAGTGGCGAAAGGGTTGATGGAAGCGCGGCCGTCGCGCATGCTGACGGTGTTGCACGAGTGCGGCGCCCTGGCGCGCATCCTGCCGGAATTGGCAACCAACGACCATCTGCTGCGCGTGATCGACAGGGCGGCGGGCGCGGGCCACGCACTGTGCGTGCGCTTTGCCGTGCTGATGCTGGCCGTGCCGCTTGAGCAGATCAATGCGCTCAGCGAGCGCCTGCGCGTGCCCAACGATTGCCGCGAGCTGGCCGTGATGGCGGCGCGCGAGCAGGCTGCCGTTGCCGGTGCGCTGGCCTTGAGCGCCGAGGAACTGGTGCGCTTGTGCGAACGCTGCGACGGACTGCGCAAGCCGCAGCGCTTCGTGCAGATGCTGGACGCCATCGCCTGCGACGTGCAGGCCCAGAATCCGGCGTTCCCGCAGTCCGCCTGGCTGCAAGCCATGCTGGCGGCCGTGCGCGGCGTCGATGCGGGCGCGCTGGCACAAGCTTGCGCGCACGAACCGAAGCGCATTCCCGAGCTCATCCATGCGGCGCGGGTCGAAGCCGTCACGAACGCGATCAGCGGCACGGAGCTGCCATGACCCTGCCCAAATTGTTCCAGAGCCCGTTTCGCCGCTGGCTCAGCCGCAGCGGCGGCGGGCGTCCGACCGTGCTCGTCAAGCAATTGCATGAGCGCGACCGGCGCCGCATGATGAAGCATTTCCTGAATCTGGAGAAAAGCGACCGCCTGCTGCGCTTCGGCAGCGCCTTGCCCGATGAGCTCGTCGCCCAGTACGTGCAAAAGATGGATTTCTCGCGCGACATGGTCTACGGCGTCTACAACAGCCTGTTCAAGCTGGTGGGCGTGGGGCATCTGGCGTTCGCGCCGAAGGACACGTCGCCGGCGAAAAGCGTCGTGACGGACAAGGAGCAGGTGGCCGAGTTTGGCGTGTCCGTATCGAAATCCATGCGCGGCATGGGGGTCGGGTCAAAACTGTTCGAGCGGGCGGCGATCCACTGCCGCAACAACGATGTCGATACCCTGTACATGCATTGTTTGTCGTCAAACAAGACGATGATGCATATCGCCAAGAAGGCGGGCATGGAAATCCAGCGCGACTATGGCGAAGCCGATGCATATCTGAAACTGTTGCCGCCGAACCCGAGCAGCATGCTGCAGGAAGCCGTGCAGGAGCAGTTCGCCATGTTCGACTACACGTTCAAGGCGAATGCGCGCGCCGCGTTCAAATTGTGGGACCGCTTGCCAGGGCGCAAGAAGAAGCCCGGGCCGCCGTCACCGCCGTCACAATAAGGGCAGGGCCGTCGTATCCTTGATGCGCTGCAAGGCAAAGCTCGACTTCACGTCCAGCACGGCCGGGTGGCGCAGCAGGGTCGCCATCATGAAGCGCGAAAAGTGCTCCATGTCTTCCACGTGCACGCGCAGCAGGTAATCCATTTCGCCCGTCATCGCATAGCAGGCCACCACTTCCGGCCATTGCGCCACCGCCACGGCGAAGTCGGCGCGCGGCGACGTGTTCGTCACCAGATTCGGCGCCAGCACTCTTGCCGTGCTGTGCGCGGTGGCGTCGCTGTGCTTTTCCAGCCGCACGTTGACATAAGCCAATAGCCCCAGGCCGATCTTTTCCGGGTCCAGCAAGGCCACGTACTGGCGGATCACGCCCGCTTCTTCCAGCCGTTTGACGCGGCGCAAGCATGGCGACGGCGACAGGCTGACTTGCTCGGCCACGTCCTGATTCGACAGGCGGCCATCGGCCTGCAGGACGGCGAGGATCTTGCGGTCCGTTTTATCCAGCGTAATTTTGCTCATGCTTCCTCCGGTGGTTCGTGTTTCACGCAATATTATTGCGCAAATCATGGATGTTCGGGAGATCTTTGGCATTTAATGCCCGTGACCCACGCCTATACTGTGCGCTACTTCTTGGAGGAGACATCATGCAATTTCAGCCTTGGGATAACCCGATGGGTACCGATGGTTTCGAGTTCGTCGAGTATGCAGCACCAGACCCAAAAGCATTGGGCAAGCTGTTCGAGAACATGGGATTCACGGCCATCGCGCGCCACCGCCACAAGGATGTGACCCTGTACCGTCAGGGCGACATCAATTTCATCATCAATGCCGAACAAGATTCGTTCGCGCAGCGTTTTGCCCGCCATCACGGCCCGTCCGTGTGCGCCATCGCCATCCGTGTCGATGACGCTGCTTTCGTGTACCGCCGCGCGCTGGAACTGGGCGCCTGGGGTTTCGACAATAAAACGGGCCCGATGGAACTGAATATCCCCGCCATCAAGGGCGTGGGCGATTCCCTGCTGTATTTCGTCGACCGCTGGCGCGGCAAGGGCGCCGACAAGCCGGACGCGGCCGCACCAGGCGGCATCGGCGACATCAGCATCTATGACGTCGACTTCGTCGCCATTCCCGGCGCCGTTGCCAACCCGGTCGGCCATGGCCTGACCTATATCGACCACCTGACGCACAATGTGCACCGTGGCCGCATGAAGGAATGGGCCGGTTTCTATGAAAACCTGTTCAACTTCCGCGAAGTGCGCTACTTCGACATCGAAGGCAAGCATACTGGTCTGAAGTCGAAAGCCATGACTTCGCCGTGCGGCAAGATCCGCATCCCGATCAATGAATCGTCGGACGACAAGTCGCAGATCGCCGAATACCTGGATCAGTACCACGGCGAAGGCATCCAGCATATCGCGCTGGGTACCGATGATATCTATGGCTCCGTGCAAGGCATGCGCGATACGGGTATCG
Coding sequences within:
- the hppD gene encoding 4-hydroxyphenylpyruvate dioxygenase; its protein translation is MQFQPWDNPMGTDGFEFVEYAAPDPKALGKLFENMGFTAIARHRHKDVTLYRQGDINFIINAEQDSFAQRFARHHGPSVCAIAIRVDDAAFVYRRALELGAWGFDNKTGPMELNIPAIKGVGDSLLYFVDRWRGKGADKPDAAAPGGIGDISIYDVDFVAIPGAVANPVGHGLTYIDHLTHNVHRGRMKEWAGFYENLFNFREVRYFDIEGKHTGLKSKAMTSPCGKIRIPINESSDDKSQIAEYLDQYHGEGIQHIALGTDDIYGSVQGMRDTGIDFQDTIETYYELVNRRLPNHGEQLEELRRLRILIDGHSTENERELLLQIFTQTVIGPIFFEIIQRKGDQGFGEGNFRALFESIELDQIKRGVLKDTSAA
- a CDS encoding lytic transglycosylase domain-containing protein, with the protein product MISPLKWIAGTMLCVASALSPLAALAQVSTTVSPAAPDTRSEDDAFLLLRDAARKDDVEKADFYAGRLTNYQIPSYVDYYRLKPRIKLLTEAQFRDYLNRYKGSAIADRFRNDWLLELGRKRDWVVFDEQYPQFALDDDTQLKCYALMSRAAKGQNVAAEARNLLVSPPGYGEACGSLIAALAQNGQFDTNDLWAQIRLAGQTNATGPARRIALLLGASDAKMAQAIDLPALVLAKGAGLSRADHEMYLVAVGRMAKSTLKLGVVALQKASAQLTPQEQAIGWASLALQASYSLAPEAFEYWQKTNGAPLTLEQMQWKARIALREGNWPVVKASIQAMPASLRADPTWVYWLARAQQAETPGRQNAQADALYRTIADQSNFYGLLANEELGNHLVLPPPGQPITPAEIAAMAANPGLQRALKFFNMRLRFEGTREWNWELRSMTDRQHLAAAEFARQNNVLDRMVNTSDRTRLEVDYTQRYPTPHDDVMHPATQTLGLDKAWVYGLIRQESRFIMDAQSHVGASGLMQVMPSTARYVAKKIGLTDFVTETLSDVRTNVLLGTNYLNMVLGGLDGSQVLASAAYNAGPGRLRIWRATMTRPLEGAVFAEIIPYTETRGYVKNVMANATYYAALFEKSPQSLKARLGTVGPKNSAIAADLPSSN
- a CDS encoding Lrp/AsnC family transcriptional regulator, giving the protein MSKITLDKTDRKILAVLQADGRLSNQDVAEQVSLSPSPCLRRVKRLEEAGVIRQYVALLDPEKIGLGLLAYVNVRLEKHSDATAHSTARVLAPNLVTNTSPRADFAVAVAQWPEVVACYAMTGEMDYLLRVHVEDMEHFSRFMMATLLRHPAVLDVKSSFALQRIKDTTALPLL
- a CDS encoding glutathione S-transferase family protein; the protein is MQTTILDPSLTQTLAAAREPGLTLIIGNKNYSSWSMRPWVAMTAFGIPFQEVRVLLDQSDTATKIAEYSACGRVPVLLAGEITIWDSLAICEYLAEQFPDKHMWPQDVAARAMARCVCAEMHSGFTGLRTDMSMNIKAKLPGRGRTAAAQADIGRISEIWEECLSRFGHHQFLFGDFSIADAYFAPVVMRFRTYGVSLAPALNAYCERVQAHPAVARWIAEALAETETAPKHDAELPD
- a CDS encoding multifunctional CCA tRNA nucleotidyl transferase/2'3'-cyclic phosphodiesterase/2'nucleotidase/phosphatase: MKIYTVGGAVRDQLLGLPVKDHDHVVVGATPEDMLRQGFRPVGKDFPVFLHPKTQEEYALARTERKTAPGYRGFVFHTAPDVTLEDDLVRRDLTINAIAQAEDGTLTDPFGGIDDIQNKVFRHVSDAFGEDPVRILRLARFAARFDTFTVAPATMELMRRMVGDGEVDALVAERVWQEVAKGLMEARPSRMLTVLHECGALARILPELATNDHLLRVIDRAAGAGHALCVRFAVLMLAVPLEQINALSERLRVPNDCRELAVMAAREQAAVAGALALSAEELVRLCERCDGLRKPQRFVQMLDAIACDVQAQNPAFPQSAWLQAMLAAVRGVDAGALAQACAHEPKRIPELIHAARVEAVTNAISGTELP
- a CDS encoding GNAT family N-acetyltransferase — its product is MTLPKLFQSPFRRWLSRSGGGRPTVLVKQLHERDRRRMMKHFLNLEKSDRLLRFGSALPDELVAQYVQKMDFSRDMVYGVYNSLFKLVGVGHLAFAPKDTSPAKSVVTDKEQVAEFGVSVSKSMRGMGVGSKLFERAAIHCRNNDVDTLYMHCLSSNKTMMHIAKKAGMEIQRDYGEADAYLKLLPPNPSSMLQEAVQEQFAMFDYTFKANARAAFKLWDRLPGRKKKPGPPSPPSQ